In one window of Primulina tabacum isolate GXHZ01 chromosome 8, ASM2559414v2, whole genome shotgun sequence DNA:
- the LOC142553016 gene encoding DEAD-box ATP-dependent RNA helicase 31-like isoform X1 translates to MPVKIFPLHLRFFPGAMKSDLVLPRHSRVIPVFSRVFPHKLKYYTRGAPNVKTRLSQIQVSNGGQSGVRKFTTRASQGMKASKSLIEDESELSDWVSGGLSSNSFKKTRVYTDSENDDDMNVKNEGYRSRERGGKRQRGSEYDKNFDRKEGRNERNYTGGLFAGGGKGRDSNKFLAMKGGKFGGTLEEKNMRDGRFFSKGDDLDSSDRRRTDELFREKRPEMPNGRGEGRFRAFDEKRKDSDSLFGRGRDSKVSQRRKSNEDGRVQDTWNGRSGGGDRGNFAMSREGRVQNAGNGRSGGGDRENFAMRREGRVQGTWNGRSGGGDRGNFAMRREERGAGRRGMAIMNDKDEEEEEEEEEDEEEEEEEEEKGYRSFKELLDSDGVDDEDDDDDEKDDTDLAEEKDGEQDNGLFDKASDFSVLQHNSPRRSDSYLSESRFDQCSISPLSLKGIKDAGFEKMTLVQESTLPVILKGKDVLAKAKTGTGKTVAFLLPAIEIILQSPPITRDQKRPPIFVLVICPTRELASQAAGEANTLLKYHPSIGVQVVIGGTRLALEQKRMQANPCQILVATPGRLRDHVENTAGFATRLMGVKVLVLDEADHLLDMGFRKEIEKIIAALPKQRQTLLFSATIPPEVRQICHVALKRDHEFINTVQEGSEDTHAQVRQMHLVAPLDKHFSILYALLKEHITDVNYKILVFCTTAMVTRLVAELLGELSLNVREIHSRKPQSYRTRISDEFRKSKGLILVTSDVSARGVDYPDVTLVVQMGVPADRQQYIHRLGRTGRKGKEGEGVLLLAPWEEFFLSDVKDLPITKASEPLVDPDTRKKVERALCHVEMKNKEAAYQAWLGYYNSNKNVGRDKYRLVQLANEFSRSMGLDNPPALPKLVLGKMGLKNIPGLRSK, encoded by the exons ATGCCAGTAAAGATTTTCCCTCTTCACCTGCGTTTCTTTCCCGGAGCCATGAAATCAGACCTGGTTCTTCCAAGACACTCCAGGGTCATACCCGTTTTCTCCCGAGTATTCCCTCACAAGCTGAAGTACTACACTCGCGGGGCCCCTAATGTAAAAACTCGCCTTTCACAAATTCAGGTTTCGAATGGAGGTCAATCTGGTGTCAGAAAGTTCACGACCCGTGCAAGTCAGGGGATGAAGGCATCAAAGAGTTTGATCGAGGATGAGAGCGAGCTCAGCGACTGGGTTAGTGGTGGGTTGAGTTCCAACTCGTTTAAGAAGACTCGAGTGTACACTGATAGTGAAAACGACGACGATATGAATGTAAAGAATGAAGGTTACAGGAGTAGAGAAAGGGGTGGGAAGAGACAACGAGGGAGTGAATATGATAAAAACTTTGACCGGAAGGAGGGGAGGAACGAGAGGAATTACACTGGTGGTTTGTTTGCCGGGGGAGGTAAAGGTCGTGATTCTAACAAATTCCTGGCGATGAAGGGAGGGAAGTTTGGGGGGACTTTGGAGGAGAAGAATATGAGGGATGGTCGTTTCTTTAGCAAGGGAGATGATTTGGATTCAAGCGACAGACGGAGGACAGATGAGTTGTTCAGAGAGAAAAGGCCAGAAATGCCAAATGGGAGGGGAGAAGGGAGGTTTAGGGCGTttgatgagaaaagaaaagaTAGTGATAGTCTGTTTGGCAGGGGAAGGGATTCAAAAGTGAGTCAAAGGCGTAAGAGTAACGAGGATGGAAGAGTGCAAGATACATGGAATGGAAGGAGTGGAGGTGGTGATCGAGGGAATTTTGCTATGAGCAGAGAAGGTAGAGTGCAAAATGCAGGAAACGGAAGGAGTGGAGGTGGTGATCGTGAGAATTTTGCAatgaggagagaagggagagtGCAAGGTACATGGAATGGAAGGAGTGGAGGTGGTGATCGTGGGAATTTTGCAATGAGGAGAGAAGAGAGAGGGGCTGGAAGAAGGGGCATGGCTATTATGAACGACAAggacgaagaagaagaagaagaagaagaagaagatgaagaggaggaagaagaagaagaagagaagGGCTATAGAAGTTTCAAGGAATTGCTTGATAGTGATGGGGTGGATGATGAGGACGATGACGATGACGAGAAGGATGACACGGACTTGGCTGAGGAAAAGGATGGAGAACAAGATAATGGGTTATTTGACAAAGCAAGTGATTTTTCTGTGTTACAGCATAACTCACCTAGAAGAAGTGATTCATATCTAAGTGAAAGCCG GTTTGATCAATGCTCCATCTCGCCTTTATCCCTTAAAGGAATTAAAGATGCAGGATTTGAAAAAATGACTCTGGTGCAGGAGTCAACACTTCCTGTCATTCTGAAAG GTAAGGATGTGCTGGCCAAGGCAAAAACTGGCACCGGAAAAACTGTAGCATTTTTG CTTCCGGCGATCGAAATAATTTTACAATCACCACCAATTACTCGTGATCAAAAGCGACCTCCGATATTCGTCCTCGTGATATGCCCTACTCGGGAGCTTGCAAGTCAGGCTGCTGGGGAGGCCAACACCCTGTTGAAGTATCATCCTTCAATTGGTGTTCAAGTTGTCATAGGAGGTACAAGGCTTGCCCTAGAACAAAAACGAATGCAAGCCAATCCTTGCCAG ATTCTTGTGGCTACACCTGGAAGGCTTAGAGATCACGTAGAGAATACTGCTGGGTTTGCAACTCGGCTCATGGGTGTCAAGGTTTTGGTTCTTGACGAAGCTGATCATTTGTTAGATATGGGATTCCGCaaagaaatagagaaaattATAGCTGCTCTTCCAAAACAACGTCAAACACTTCTGTTTTCTGCCACTATTCCACCAGAG GTCCGACAAATATGCCATGTTGCATTAAAAAGAGATCATGAATTTATTAACACAGTTCAAGAAGGGAGTGAAGATACACATGCACAG GTCCGACAAATGCATCTTGTTGCTCCTCTGGACAAGCATTTTTCAATTCTTTATGCTTTACTGAAAGAGCATATCACTGATGTAAATTATAAG ATTCTTGTTTTTTGCACAACTGCGATGGTAACGAGGCTTGTTGCTGAGCTTCTTGGTGAGCTTAGCTTGAATGTCCGGGAAATTCATTCTCGAAAACCTCAAAGTTACAGAACCAGAATCTCTGATGAATTTCGGAAATCAAAGGGTCTTATCTTGGTGACATCTGATGTGTCTGCACGCGGAGTAGATTACCCAGATGTAACTCTTGTCGTACAG ATGGGAGTTCCAGCTGACAGACAGCAGTATATACACCGATTAGGTCGAACTGGGAGAAAGGGAAAAGAAGGAGAAGGTGTTTTGTTATTGGCTCCTTGGGAGGAGTTCTTTTTGTCCGATGTTAAGGACTTGCCAATAACTAAGGCATCTGAACCATTGGTTGATCCAGACACCAGAAAAAAG GTCGAACGTGCATTATGCCATGTAGAGATGAAGAACAAAGAAGCAGCATATCAAGCGTGGCTTGGTTATTACAACTCAAACAAAAATGTTGGCCGAGACAAATATAGACTCGTACAGCTAGCAAATGAGTTTAGTCGAAGCATGGGGCTCGACAACCCTCCAGCCCTTCCTAAGCTGGTGCTTGGCAAAATGGGACTCAAGAATATACCTGGATTGCGCTCGAAGTAA
- the LOC142553016 gene encoding DEAD-box ATP-dependent RNA helicase 26-like isoform X2, with protein MPVKIFPLHLRFFPGAMKSDLVLPRHSRVIPVFSRVFPHKLKYYTRGAPNVKTRLSQIQVSNGGQSGVRKFTTRASQGMKASKSLIEDESELSDWVSGGLSSNSFKKTRVYTDSENDDDMNVKNEGYRSRERGGKRQRGSEYDKNFDRKEGRNERNYTGGLFAGGGKGRDSNKFLAMKGGKFGGTLEEKNMRDGRFFSKGDDLDSSDRRRTDELFREKRPEMPNGRGEGRFRAFDEKRKDSDSLFGRGRDSKVSQRRKSNEDGRVQDTWNGRSGGGDRGNFAMSREGRVQNAGNGRSGGGDRENFAMRREGRVQGTWNGRSGGGDRGNFAMRREERGAGRRGMAIMNDKDEEEEEEEEEDEEEEEEEEEKGYRSFKELLDSDGVDDEDDDDDEKDDTDLAEEKDGEQDNGLFDKASDFSVLQHNSPRRSDSYLSESRFDQCSISPLSLKGIKDAGFEKMTLVQESTLPVILKGKDVLAKAKTGTGKTVAFLLPAIEIILQSPPITRDQKRPPIFVLVICPTRELASQAAGEANTLLKYHPSIGVQVVIGGTRLALEQKRMQANPCQILVATPGRLRDHVENTAGFATRLMGVKVLVLDEADHLLDMGFRKEIEKIIAALPKQRQTLLFSATIPPEVRQICHVALKRDHEFINTVQEGSEDTHAQVRQMHLVAPLDKHFSILYALLKEHITDVNYKILVFCTTAMVTRLVAELLGELSLNVREIHSRKPQSYRTRISDEFRKSKGLILVTSDVSARGVDYPDVTLVVQMGVPADRQQYIHRLGRTGRKGKEGEGVLLLAPWEEFFLSDVKDLPITKASEPLVDPDTRKKR; from the exons ATGCCAGTAAAGATTTTCCCTCTTCACCTGCGTTTCTTTCCCGGAGCCATGAAATCAGACCTGGTTCTTCCAAGACACTCCAGGGTCATACCCGTTTTCTCCCGAGTATTCCCTCACAAGCTGAAGTACTACACTCGCGGGGCCCCTAATGTAAAAACTCGCCTTTCACAAATTCAGGTTTCGAATGGAGGTCAATCTGGTGTCAGAAAGTTCACGACCCGTGCAAGTCAGGGGATGAAGGCATCAAAGAGTTTGATCGAGGATGAGAGCGAGCTCAGCGACTGGGTTAGTGGTGGGTTGAGTTCCAACTCGTTTAAGAAGACTCGAGTGTACACTGATAGTGAAAACGACGACGATATGAATGTAAAGAATGAAGGTTACAGGAGTAGAGAAAGGGGTGGGAAGAGACAACGAGGGAGTGAATATGATAAAAACTTTGACCGGAAGGAGGGGAGGAACGAGAGGAATTACACTGGTGGTTTGTTTGCCGGGGGAGGTAAAGGTCGTGATTCTAACAAATTCCTGGCGATGAAGGGAGGGAAGTTTGGGGGGACTTTGGAGGAGAAGAATATGAGGGATGGTCGTTTCTTTAGCAAGGGAGATGATTTGGATTCAAGCGACAGACGGAGGACAGATGAGTTGTTCAGAGAGAAAAGGCCAGAAATGCCAAATGGGAGGGGAGAAGGGAGGTTTAGGGCGTttgatgagaaaagaaaagaTAGTGATAGTCTGTTTGGCAGGGGAAGGGATTCAAAAGTGAGTCAAAGGCGTAAGAGTAACGAGGATGGAAGAGTGCAAGATACATGGAATGGAAGGAGTGGAGGTGGTGATCGAGGGAATTTTGCTATGAGCAGAGAAGGTAGAGTGCAAAATGCAGGAAACGGAAGGAGTGGAGGTGGTGATCGTGAGAATTTTGCAatgaggagagaagggagagtGCAAGGTACATGGAATGGAAGGAGTGGAGGTGGTGATCGTGGGAATTTTGCAATGAGGAGAGAAGAGAGAGGGGCTGGAAGAAGGGGCATGGCTATTATGAACGACAAggacgaagaagaagaagaagaagaagaagaagatgaagaggaggaagaagaagaagaagagaagGGCTATAGAAGTTTCAAGGAATTGCTTGATAGTGATGGGGTGGATGATGAGGACGATGACGATGACGAGAAGGATGACACGGACTTGGCTGAGGAAAAGGATGGAGAACAAGATAATGGGTTATTTGACAAAGCAAGTGATTTTTCTGTGTTACAGCATAACTCACCTAGAAGAAGTGATTCATATCTAAGTGAAAGCCG GTTTGATCAATGCTCCATCTCGCCTTTATCCCTTAAAGGAATTAAAGATGCAGGATTTGAAAAAATGACTCTGGTGCAGGAGTCAACACTTCCTGTCATTCTGAAAG GTAAGGATGTGCTGGCCAAGGCAAAAACTGGCACCGGAAAAACTGTAGCATTTTTG CTTCCGGCGATCGAAATAATTTTACAATCACCACCAATTACTCGTGATCAAAAGCGACCTCCGATATTCGTCCTCGTGATATGCCCTACTCGGGAGCTTGCAAGTCAGGCTGCTGGGGAGGCCAACACCCTGTTGAAGTATCATCCTTCAATTGGTGTTCAAGTTGTCATAGGAGGTACAAGGCTTGCCCTAGAACAAAAACGAATGCAAGCCAATCCTTGCCAG ATTCTTGTGGCTACACCTGGAAGGCTTAGAGATCACGTAGAGAATACTGCTGGGTTTGCAACTCGGCTCATGGGTGTCAAGGTTTTGGTTCTTGACGAAGCTGATCATTTGTTAGATATGGGATTCCGCaaagaaatagagaaaattATAGCTGCTCTTCCAAAACAACGTCAAACACTTCTGTTTTCTGCCACTATTCCACCAGAG GTCCGACAAATATGCCATGTTGCATTAAAAAGAGATCATGAATTTATTAACACAGTTCAAGAAGGGAGTGAAGATACACATGCACAG GTCCGACAAATGCATCTTGTTGCTCCTCTGGACAAGCATTTTTCAATTCTTTATGCTTTACTGAAAGAGCATATCACTGATGTAAATTATAAG ATTCTTGTTTTTTGCACAACTGCGATGGTAACGAGGCTTGTTGCTGAGCTTCTTGGTGAGCTTAGCTTGAATGTCCGGGAAATTCATTCTCGAAAACCTCAAAGTTACAGAACCAGAATCTCTGATGAATTTCGGAAATCAAAGGGTCTTATCTTGGTGACATCTGATGTGTCTGCACGCGGAGTAGATTACCCAGATGTAACTCTTGTCGTACAG ATGGGAGTTCCAGCTGACAGACAGCAGTATATACACCGATTAGGTCGAACTGGGAGAAAGGGAAAAGAAGGAGAAGGTGTTTTGTTATTGGCTCCTTGGGAGGAGTTCTTTTTGTCCGATGTTAAGGACTTGCCAATAACTAAGGCATCTGAACCATTGGTTGATCCAGACACCAGAAAAAAG AGATGA